The DNA sequence GATGCCCATGTCGGCGGCGAGGAACTTCTCCCTCAGCTTGGCCCGCGCGATCGCCAGGAGCTCCGTCGGAACCTCGGTGTATTCCACCCCGAGCTTTTCGTGGAAGACGCGGCCGACGTCCTTGCGCGTCAGGTGCAGCGCGGGCGCCGTCAGGTGCGAGGGGATCTGGTCGAGGAGCTGGACGATATACTCCCCCAGGTCGGTTTCGAGCGTCTCGATCCCCTCGTCGATCAGGAACTTGTTGAGGTGGATCTCCTCGGTGGTCAGGCTCTTGGATTTGACCACCGTGCGGACGTTGTTCTCGCGCGCGATCCCGAGCACGATGGAGCGCGCCTCGGCCGCGTCGCGCGCCCAGTGGACCGTCATCCCGTTGTTGCGGCATTCGGTCTCGAACCGGGCGAGGTTTTCGTCCAGGCGTTCCACGACCGCGCGCTTCGCCGCGTGCCCCAGCTTCCGCAGCTCTTCCCAGAAGGGGTTGATCGCGACCTTTTCGGCCCGCTTCGCGAGCGCCGTCTGCGTCGCCTTGTCGACCGCGTCGCGAACGGCGTCGTCCTTGAGCGCCTTCTTGATGTACCGTTTTGTCTCTGATGCCCGCAGTTCCATTACAGCCCCAGACTTTCCGCCAGCAGTTCGGCAATGTGCAGGGTTTTCGCCTTCATCCCGTGCTTGCGCAGGTACCCCTCGATGTTCATCAGGCAGCTCGAGTCGGCCCCGATGCAGTACTCCGCCCCGCTGGCCTCGATCAAGCGGCATTTGCGCGCCACCATGGCGACCGATAATTCGGAAAATTTATAGGAGAAAGTCCCGCCGAACCCGCAGCACAGATCGGGCATCCCCATCTCCACGAAGTCGATGTCAGGGATGCCCCGGATCAGCTTGCGCGGCTGGGCGTTGATGCCCAGTTCGCGGTTGAGGTGGCAGGAGTCGTGGTAGGTGACGGTGTGGGGGAAGGATCCCCCCAGCGCGTCCCTCCCCATCACGTCCACGAGATATTCGGTGAACTCGAAGATGCGACCGGCCAGCCTCTTGCGGGCCTCGACGAGAGCGGGCCGGATGTCGAGGTCGAAATAGAACTTGCGCACCATCGCCACGCAGGATCCGCTGGGGGCCACGATGGCGTCCTTGTCGCTGAACATCTCGATGAAGCGTTCGGCTACGGGGATGATGTCCT is a window from the Acidobacteriota bacterium genome containing:
- a CDS encoding (Fe-S)-binding protein, producing the protein MRVALFVPCLSEHLYPKAALDMVKVLRHVGAEIEYVEGQTCCGQPAFNSGYRKDIIPVAERFIEMFSDKDAIVAPSGSCVAMVRKFYFDLDIRPALVEARKRLAGRIFEFTEYLVDVMGRDALGGSFPHTVTYHDSCHLNRELGINAQPRKLIRGIPDIDFVEMGMPDLCCGFGGTFSYKFSELSVAMVARKCRLIEASGAEYCIGADSSCLMNIEGYLRKHGMKAKTLHIAELLAESLGL